The genome window tgctgctgacTGTTTGTCTGGCGCAGGTAACACCGGTGAAGAACCCACACCAAACAACGCCGGCCCCTCCCCAGTTGAAGTACAGACGCCTACTGGCCTTGATCACGCTGCGTCTCCATCCAAGGTCGCCCAGGCGTCGTTCACCAGCACAGCCAATGGTGCCGCTGAGGCGACCAATGATGGCGGCAAAGCTGTGCTTAACGGCGCATAGCTGAAACTCTCTCTACCAACGTTCTCATGTTAACTGTCTCAATAGCATTCCCGACACATCATCTGCACCGTAAGCGGGCCATCGATTCGCAGAAGAACGCATGCATCCATTAAACCAAGCTACGGTGGAAGGTGACGTGTGCAGCCGCagcaccttcctcgccaaaTCGTACTATTTCACAACTTCACCTTGGGTCCTCCTCAATTTCTCTTCATCCACTTACTcaccccacccaccttcctcacacAACCATGTACCGTCAAAAGCGACGCGCTGAGTACGTTGACGACCTAAAGGATGAGCCGCCGCAGCGTCCCCGCCCGagccagcagcagcagcgcgtcggcgggcTGGACGAGCGCTCATCCTCTCGCAACCTTCCTGCAcaccctctccctcgcgAGGTCCCTCTGGGTTTCAACCCGCAggcggaggatgaggacgatgagtatgacgaggtcgagccTCCTCATATCAAGGTCAGACCGCGGCCCGAGGCGCAGCCAAACTGACAACAGATCCTCGCGATCCATGCCCCGAACATGTACAATGTCGCCGCAGCATTCTACGACAGCGAGACACGCCGACTCAAGATCCTCGAGGACACGAAGGACACGTGGGCCTGGGACCTCTGCCGTCTCCGTGAGCTATGGCTCACCTTCGGAGCTGACGCAGTGTGCGAACAGTGCCAGCCGCACAAGATACTCGTCAGTGCACATGCGCCGGATTCGCTggtcaaggtcgtcgacgagttctGTGAGCTGGTAAATCCTCAACCGGGTAGCTCACCGCAGGCCTTGAGAATCCTGAGACGACGTCTATCGGCCTTCCCCCGCGTGAATTCCACCACACTCTTGCGCAGTACCAACTCGCCAACGTCAAACTGCGCCACGACAGAACCATCCTCTTGGACGAGGATGGGCAAGTGGCGAACCCCGAGgagcccgaggaggacgaggatggtgcTGGGCTCGGACGCATGCGACTCAGTCTGCTCAAAATGGGTTGCCGCGTCAATGTTGACGCGCCAAATGGGGTGAGACCTACCTTACCTCAGCCTCCCTGGCTGCACCTTGGGAGCCTCTTTGCCCTGCACCCTCCATCTTCGGGACCTCTCTAACTGCAGGTCTCGGCAGCCGGCGCTCTGATCTCGCATGTCGTGCAGCTCATGTCGGCGGAGGCGCACACCGACCACCTAGACTTCGGGCTCGATACGATTGAAAGCATGGACATGTGAGTTTGGATGGAGGCGAACTGACCGCAGAGAAGAGCACATGCTGATCAACCACGATGCGCTAACGTGGGATGTCAATGTCGTTGTGCTGATGACAGGTCGCTCGCCGTGTTCGATATTGAGAATCATGCCTCCATGCACTCGAAGGACCGGAAGCAAGGGATGTCTCTGAGGGGTGAGCTCCCCGGAGGTGAAAGTCCAGCTCATGGGaggcgtcctcgacacgaCCATCACCGGGCTTGGGAAGAAGCTCTTCCACACATGGCTGCTTCGTCCCCTGCTCagcgtcgagcgcatcaACGAGCGCCTTGATGCAGTCGAGACTCTCGCTCGTGGAGACAACGCGGCCCTGCGTAAGGAGCTGGGCAAGGAGCTAAAAGGGTTCACAAACATGCTCAACTTCTGCTCACAGACCAAAGCTGGGAAGAGCAAGTGGAAGGACTGGCAGCAGCTCGTGATCGTGTGTCGCTCGTGGATGTCACTGAATTCAGTCCCTAACAGCCGCGCGCAACATCAAGGACACGCTGCTCAAAATGAGATACGGGAAAGCTCTGCCAGTTGCAACCAAGGTGGGCCCGCACCGTGGATAGGCTGATACCAGATTGGACGTTTCCtgagcgacgaggtgcaGACGTTCCTCAACGACGTGGTAGCCATCGTGGGTCGAGATTTCAGTCCATGCTGACGCAGATCGACTGGGATATGTCGCGCGACATGCACCGCATCTGTGTGCGATCAggcatcgacgacgatgtTGACAAACATCGCGAGGACTATGCGGGTGAGCCGTGCGGTCTCGTTGTCCGATCTTGACATCCTGACAACAGCGCTCGAACCACTTCTCGTACAAGCGAGTTCGGAGGGGGAGCTGACGTCAGAACCAGATGGGAACCGTTATGGGCCGCCACACCCCTGAGGGCATgtgcgaggaggtcaaATGTATCTATCTTCCTCAGATGGGCTgcttcgtcgtcgcttCCAACATGCTCAACCGTGAGCTCATCCCTGTGGACTGGATCTCTCAGGTGCGTAGCCGACGTGGATAACGTTGATCTTGAGTTCGAGGCTAAGCACCTAACATACTTCAAGACACCACAAATGTTAAATCTCGATCAACACTTTGGGGACCTGCTGAACATCGCCATTGGTTCGCGTTATCATCTGTGCCGGCTGCTCACCCAGACTTGGAGATTGAGTGGGTGCAATGCCTGATTGAACGACTCGGGCCCCTCGAGTGGCAGCTCATGAGCCTCGCGGACGCGATCGCTGAGGTAGACTGGTAAGGGAAGGGGCGAGCACATCTGAGTCCAGTTTGCTTGCCTTCGCCACTGCCACCGTGCGACTTTCGCTTCGACGCCCGGCCATGACACACCAGCCCATTCtcaagatcaaggacgGGTGGCACCCGCTTTATGCAATGTCCTTGGGGACTGGGCAATACATTGGGAATGACACGCTGCTGGATGCCAGCGGGGATCCCGACATGGCAGCCATGGTAAGCCGGGGGAAGTTCGGGGCGAACTAACGGCAGACGGTCGTCACTGGCGCGAATGGGTCCGGCAAGTCTGCGTATGGGAAGCAGGTGCATTGATTGCATTGGGTGACAGCCAACACCAGGTTGCGTTGATCACGTACATGGCTCAAATCGGCTGCTTTATCCCAGCCCAAAAAGCAGTGATTGGCATCTGCGACAAGAGTGGGCTGTGTCGCCAACAGGGCTGAATACAGTCTTTACACGCGTCCAAACTCGCGAATCAGCATCTAAGGTACGGTGCCCTGTCGTACATAGCTCAAGCAGACCGCTTCCGCGTTCATGATCGATCTAGGCCAGGTGTCGCAGGCTCTCCGCGGGGCtacctcgcgctcgctcatcatcctcgacgaATTTGGCAAGGGTAGGTTGCGGAGGACTCTGAGCTTACCACAGGCACATCAAcaggcgacggcgccggCCTTCTGGCTGGCGTCTTGACGCACCTGCTTGCGGGCCCGAACCCCCGCACTGTCGTGCTCACACACTTCCAGTGAGTACATGTATCCGAGGCTTGCTGATATTGAGCGAGCTGTTGGCACATGAGTTCCTTGATCCGAGCCTCAAGATCCTCAACTGCCACATGAAGAgcatcgtcgtcgagaaTTCGCAGCCGACTTTCCTGTACAAGTAGGCAGTTGACCAGCGACTGTCAGCTTACACACAGGGTCACACCAGGGCCGGCATTATCGTCGAATGCGGCCGAGTGCGCTTTGCTGCACggcatcgacctcgacgttgttaatcgcgcgcgccaagtCAGGTGGGATAGATAGGGCCGTCGCTAGGCTGACCGAAGCCACCTCATGGCGACCAACCAGATCGAGGCCCTCGTTGACCGCTATCTCAACGAGAAGGACTTGGACGAAATTGAGCAGCACGAGCAGCTAGCCCGACAGTTCCTGGATTGggacctcggcgatgaTGAGATGGATGTGCTGGGGGAGCTCGAGTTGATGGTCCAGGCTGTAGAGACCCCGGAAGAAGTGAAAGAGGAGGTTCCGATGGGTGAGATGCCGGCAGGTATGTCGTCGCTTGAGCGCTCTGCCGCGGCCGACACGTCAACCGCGATGGTCAACAGCTTTGATTAGCGCGAGGTAAGTAGATACAGCTGATATTGTAACTAGTGATTCACTGCTGTCCATCTGCACAGTTCTCTTCCTCTACTTGCGCTTCCAGACAACGAGGCGCTCGTTACCCGGGGGCGCGTTCTTGCGCTTCTGCTCCTCCAACacggcctcgtcgtagACAGCCTCCCACGCGTCCCCTAGGACGTCGCGGTACACGCTCTCCTCGAGAGCGAAAGGCGGGCCAAATGGCAAGGGGTTGCCCTGGAGTGGGTACTGGAGGGTGATGAGGCGCGTATTGGGAGAGTTCTTGGAGAGCTCGGTCATGCGCTGGCCCCACTGTGGACGGAGAGTAGGGGGAAGGGCGCAGAGGAAGCTGTTGCTCGTCAGCCGTGAAGTTACTGGGTTTTGAGAAAGGGCTACTCTGGTACTCTGGGAGGTTTCTAGAACTCACGTGTAGTCGTAAATCAGGTCAAACTTTTCCTCTGGCGACCACTTGAAGAAGTCACCACACACGACCTGCGCACTCCCCTTCTGTCCACTCTGACTCTTGACCCACTGGTCAGCCTTGGCCGCACCAGTAGgagcgacgtcgaggcccgTCGCGTCGAGTCCCCGGCGTGCGAAGAGGTCCACGTCGTAACCCAGTCCGCAGCCGGGAACGAGCGCCTTTCCGGAAGTGGGGACGCCGGCGGTCTCGGCCGCAGGGGAGGCTAGGAATTCAGAGAGCGCGGGGTGAACGGTTCCCTGGTCCCAGGCCGTGTTCTTGCTGTCCCAGCGGTGCTCCCACATTTCTGGTATCAGCGCGACcgggcgagcgcggggagggagggtaGGACTCTGGCAACTCGcgcggggagggagggtaGGACTCTGGCAACTCACGCGGGTAGTTCTGCTCGTCGGTGGGCTTTACGTCGGCCATTGTTGTTCGTCGCTGCTGAGTGCTCAAAGTACAAAGTCAAGAGTAAGAGTGGTGGGCAACGGGCGCTGGCGGTTATATGGGATACAGCAGTTGAACACGGTCCGGCCGTGCCTGAATTGTAACCGGCATCTGCTTGCCTCGGGGGTCGGGTCGGCGTCGGACGCGCCTCGAAATGCTGAGTCACGGACAAAGGACCGAGCGAGCTGTGACAAAGACAATACAACTATACTATACTTGCCACGCGAGGGGGCGCGGGGGCCGCGAATGGCTAAACCGCGGCGATTTATATCAGAAGAACGGCAAGTTGAGTTATCTCAAGCCGAGTCTGATGTCACCATCCACGCCCATCGGCGCTGCTATATACAACGTACCAGCGGCGCTACAGCCTACACAATCCTACACAATCCTACACAATCCTACACAACCCTACACAATCCTACACAATCCCAATGTCCGGAAACCGGAGTCGCTTCCCCCcgcctgccgtcagcgtTGTCCCAAAACCACACGCACCAATTTTACTCTGCCACGCCTCGGCGTTCTCGAAGCCGTTACGGTGGGCGTTGAAGTCGTCCACGGCGGCATACGCGTCTTCTCTGTTGGTCATGACGAATGGGCCGCGCGTGAATGCGACCTGGTCGAGGGGCGGGCCGGCGAACAGCGCTGCGCGGGTGGGGCTGTTGTCACCGCTCGGGAGACGGAGAAGGACGCCGTTCTGCGTGGCGTGTTTGGTCAGGATCGCCGTGTTGTGCTGGTCGATTGGCGCACCCTCGTGAATCTGGAGGTTGCCTTCGATCACTGCTGTCAGAACTGTCTCTCCCCTCTTGTCCAACTCGCCGAAGATGAAGGCGGTCCAGCCCTCCGGAATGGGCTGCCACACCTTAGCTCCCGCCTTGGTAAGCTTAATGTCGAGCCACCATGTCCCCCCGAGCGCGATATCGCGTTTCTCATTGACGACGCCATGACTTTCTCCCGAGATCACGCCGATCTCGATGCCCTCACTTGGCCTAGCAACCGGGATACTAGCTTTAGCACATCTCTGACAACTACCCACTGGTCTTGTGTGATGCCCATGTAACTCGGAGGGTCCATCTTGTGCTCAGCCGGAATGTCGACCCACAGTTGCAGTGCCATCGGATCAACAGAGTCTGGCCCCTCAAATACAGGCATCTCAGAGTGCACGATCCCCCGACCAGCCGTCATCCACTGTACTTCGCCGGGCTGGAGCGTGCCCGCGTTACCGA of Cutaneotrichosporon cavernicola HIS019 DNA, chromosome: 4 contains these proteins:
- the PRN1 gene encoding uncharacterized protein (Pirin C-terminal cupin domain), with translation MLSALRSASPPRAALSRGLATAAEVSASQISRIVHRTRFAERVGHHGPIIHAALRPSDKCSPFLLLDYASMPRGTGFPDHPHRGLTTVSQILQGQWAHEDFLGNAGTLQPGEVQWMTAGRGIVHSEMPVFEGPDSVDPMALQLWVDIPAEHKMDPPSYMGITQDQPSEGIEIGVISGESHGVVNEKRDIALGGTWWLDIKLTKAGAKVWQPIPEGWTAFIFVIEGNLQIHEGAPIDQHNTAILTKHATQNGVLLRLPSGDNSPTRAALFAGPPLDQVAFTRGPFVMTNREDAYAAVDDFNAHRNGFENAEAWQSKIGGGKRLRFPDIGIV
- a CDS encoding uncharacterized protein (Thiopurine S-methyltransferase (TPMT)) → MADVKPTDEQNYPQMWEHRWDSKNTAWDQGTVHPALSEFLASPAAETAGVPTSGKALVPGCGLGYDVDLFARRGLDATGLDVAPTGAAKADQWVKSQSGQKGSAQVVCGDFFKWSPEEKFDLIYDYTFLCALPPTLRPQWGQRMTELSKNSPNTRLITLQYPLQGNPLPFGPPFALEESVYRDVLGDAWEAVYDEAVLEEQKRKNAPPGNERLVVWKRK